One window from the genome of Anticarsia gemmatalis isolate Benzon Research Colony breed Stoneville strain chromosome 8, ilAntGemm2 primary, whole genome shotgun sequence encodes:
- the LOC142975088 gene encoding uncharacterized protein LOC142975088, producing the protein MALCDKWVALKIVEFLMCVACLVTKRVSQDDEVRLSLLLQKLSREWSLLTSVTWDTVGGAFADAVYGGYTIITFGLIIGRIFQEIPKGRRILEGYFLGFGMLFFLILGGLELAALDSVPRNLVVNASVLGSFSLIVAALFLLDLMAPRIYTATSHSQTDPLSSPMAQKKVSIISSPNMNGHLPAEKTNGANGHVPERPKDLDLEKNVHDKDTTNEEITILEQSKTGYPRFDDTLEKDELQKSKFGSLRNGMETGNYVRLSDPLSIPDRFHYEQELAKFNEKYLRDYLDNFAGKLSVREDYLPEPQTPVFAKVKTGRLKGLYDEMSPSYEQKRSKSPTPPNKAKTVPSPTLQQLEDYLRGSTRSKRADTPALFPMEPIEEKDNADTEGRASGTPTDPGYVQYTAGRWSDKGQRDLRTPRHSPTK; encoded by the exons ATGGCGCTCTGCGACAAGTGGGTCGCCCTCAAGATAGTGGAGTTT TTGATGTGCGTAGCGTGCCTGGTGACAAAGCGCGTGTCTCAAGACGATGAGGTCCGGTTGTCGCTGCTGCTGCAGAAGTTGTCGCGAGAGTGGTCGCTACTCACCTCCGTCACGTGGGACACGGTCGGCGGGGCCTTCGCTGATGCTGTCTATGGAG GTTATACGATAATCACATTCGGATTGATCATAGGGAGGATCTTTCAAGAGATACCGAAAGGACGACGCATTCTGGAGGGCTATTTTCTAGGATTTGGTATGCTGTTCTTCCTGATTTTAG GTGGTCTAGAACTGGCAGCCTTAGACTCCGTGCCTAGAAACCTGGTTGTAAACGCATCAGTCCTCGGCAGCTTCTCCCTCATAGTAGCTGCCCTCTTCCTCCTAGACCTCATGGCTCCCAGGATATACACAGCCACCAGCCACTCGCAAACAGACCCTCTCTCATCACCCATGGCTCAGAAGAAGGTCTCCATTATCTCATCACCAAATATGAACGGTCATTTACCAGCAGAGAAGACCAACGGTGCCAATGGACACGTTCCCGAAAGACCCAAAGATTTAGACTTAGAGAAGAATGTACACGATAAGGATACTACGAATGAAGAAATCACGATACTAGAGCAGTCCAAAACTGGCTACCCCAGGTTTGACGACACACTCGAAAAAGACGAACTACAAAAATCCAAATTCGGATCCCTACGTAATGGTATGGAGACAGGCAACTACGTACGACTATCAGATCCATTATCCATCCCTGATAGATTCCACTACGAACAAGAATTAGCTAAATTCAACGAAAAATACCTTAGAGACTATTTAGACAACTTTGCCGGAAAATTATCCGTGCGGGAAGACTATTTACCTGAACCACAAACGCCTGTGTTCGCTAAAGTGAAGACAGGACGACTGAAAGGCTTGTATGATGAAATGTCGCCGAGTTACGAACAAAAGCGGTCGAAGTCTCCGACGCCTCCGAACAAAGCGAAGACAGTGCCGTCACCGACCTTGCAACAACTCGAGGATTATTTACGAGGGTCGACAAGGTCGAAGAGGGCGGACACACCGGCGCTGTTCCCCATGGAACCTATAGAGGAGAAGGACAATGCTGATACGGAAGGAAGAGCGTCTGGAACACCCACTGACCCTGGTTATGTGCAGTACACAGCGGGCAGGTGGTCTGACAAGGGACAAAGGGATCTCCGAACACCACGACATAGCCCCACGAAGTAG